The Nicotiana tomentosiformis chromosome 2, ASM39032v3, whole genome shotgun sequence genome includes the window GTCGAAAATCTGGCACCAAACAGTACTACTAGGGAACCTACTGAGGGACCTAATCCCTTCACACAAGACGAGCCCTatgctcctacttgggatgaaactccCTATTCTTCTAAAGAACCCCAAGTCAGTACTGATCTCGCTCCCTCTCCTCACTTCTATGCTGAGCCATTGGCCATTATTGCTCCCGAGATGAGATCTCTGTCTGATAAGGCGAATGACGGTAGTGAAGAAGACTATGATAATGTGGCTATTGCAAGCTTTATTAGTGCTAGGAATAGCAGGGAAACTCCCAAAACACCCACTCCTAAAATACCTACTACAAGGCTACAACAGAAGGAGGTTCCTGTGTCAGCTCTAAAGAAAagcaagaaagaaaagaagaggaaaaggttAGTGAAGGGTGGAAAGTTAGTACATGAAGAGGTGGTGCCTAAAGCTCTTGTTGTGGACATTGATGACGAGGTGGATGAGGAACCCAGTCCCTTAATCCATAAATCCTCCAAGAAACCTGCGGTTCAAAATTCTGGAGAAAAAGTGGCTGAGGGGTCTAGTAAGAACGTGTCAGAGAAGGTGTTTGGGAAACCTGCTGAGAAAAGAAACAGTATAAAGAAATCTGTGAAGAGGAAGGATAGTGCACGTGAGGGACCTGGTTCCTTGAAAAAGGCCAAGGTCAGTGTGACCAAGGATGTTGGAAGGGAAAACCTGAGGAAACAGAAGTTGCTTTGGGGTAGAACCTTTTCCCATGTTATTCTGGATATGGCTGGCATGCGACAATTGGTGGAGATTTGTGAATTTAAACAGTGGACGCACTTGTTCACAGGTGACACTCCCAAAGTGTATGAGGAAGAAGTGCGCAGTTTCTATGCTTACTTCTTCACAGTTAAGGATGCTCTTATTTGAATGATGGtgaatggggtcgattttgtgaTGGACTCAGTTGTGCTGGGATCTATTCTAGATGTGCCTGCTGAGGGGTTGTTTTCTGTTTAAGGCTCCTGTTCTTCAAACTTTAGAAATGTTATTGTGAAGGATAAGGCAGTTCAGCAAGGGGAACGGGTACACAAGAATGATTGTTCAAAATTTGCAGTGGCTGACCATCGACTGACGCGAATTTAATGCCTTGGTGATAGGTTATATGTAccttgttatgttttgatgatctaataaACTTAATGgaaagaaccagataaggaacctgatacACATTCTCAAGCACTTAAAGAACAACAAGTCTTAGTTCGGGGACGTGGTTCAATTCTTTAGAGTCCAAGAAACAACAGGGGGAACAGATCGACATCAGTTCCCTTGCTGACAGTACCAGTCAACTCCCCAGAAGTGTAAAGTGATTGCAACTGTTCCTCTACACACATGCAATAGTGTAAACAATAGAGCAGtccactttatggggaatgcctttGTACCAAATATGCTTACATTATTCAAGTGAGGTCACTTATGCAATATTAACATGAAGGAAAGGCAAAACAACATTTGCATACTTCAGAATCAATCAAGCTCTCTCTCAAGGGTATTGCCAACCTGCAAGTGACCTTCAAGGCGTCAAGAACAAAGagcaacataacgaaggaccagtttccaGCATTGAGTCAtcacatgtccttagttgtgttacACCTTTATTAaagttctttacttgtaattcctacttcaCTTAGTCAGAAGCATTGTGTGGGaaacctttgtaaatcataaacccctgtgtttgtgtcttggctagttTAGTCGAGTtggaagtctttgtaatagagtcaTTACAAAGtagcttgtaatagagttgttacaagttagtgagagattaagtctttgtaatagagttattacaaagtagCTTGTAAtcgagttgttacaagttagtgagggattaagaggttaattcctaggttacataggtgtaatctgaaagttgctcataatgaagttgaaatcctacaagggtaggtcgtggtttttaatcccgttgagcaGGGAATTTTCCTCGTAAAATTCCTCTTGTCATTTACCTACTGCAGTATGCATGGTTTCTGTGCGAACTTATATCTGTGAGAACTTGTAGAGAACCTGATTCTCTATAGAGTTTGGTGGACCCTCGAATTCTATCACTTGGTAACTGAACTGACGGGACATATGTCACGTACGTCACAATCGGACTCAACGCAGACGTCAGTGTGTATCTACTCAAAGGTTGAAaagtcatatcgtttctcgccacattctttccgagaaacgaggggactatctatatacggtcaaaaccgagtttgccctcgtatgactaattgagtttggggcatgatggaccgaggttcgTCATTATGATATCAAGCTATGACGTGAAGTCGGGCTGCTAAGTTCGAGCCCtagaaaccgaccaaggtcgggaTTAGCCGAGATCGACATCGAGCCCAGATAGATGTCGAGACCTAAAAATCGATCAAATACCGAAACCATTGTCAAAGTCGAGCTCGAAAACcaaagctcgagtcaatatcgagctcgagacttAGAGActgatcgagctcgagtcaagggaCAACAAAGCCGTTATagtcgcactaagggagagaatctcggcagaaatcaaggaaaagctaattgattaatctatcatgagatccccactatgtatttttaattatatccaaagtaggattcctccattATATTAGAGTGGCTGCCATTTGTAAGATGGGGGGACATTCAGACATCAATACACTCTCACATTTCAGAAGTTATTGAGATTTCCACATATATAGCAAACATTATCCTTCTTTGGGGCTTTGGACATTGGTTCATCTTGTTCATTTATACaccattctctactcaatttgggtTTGTACTTCATTCCTTTTTTATAATCAATAtttgatatatttctacttatttttctaatttgtaccaagttataccacgtatccttagaactacgtataaattcaactctatccgtttttcggataaacataTATGCATTTATTGTTCATACTAGGTGCAAGCTGTTACTGTCCATGTGAACGTCAGTAACTACTTGGCGATTGCTTCTCTAGATAGCAAATGATGCTTTTGATTTATGCTTCACTAAGATCCATGGTCAAGCTTCCATTCCCAGAATACAAATGCTATATTTTTTTGTTGGATTTGGACTCCTCATGATTTTATATGTTTACTTCAAAGTATTCTCTCTTACAAATTTACAAtagattaaaaaaatcaaaattcttttattttttagatAAATTTGCCATCCTTCTTATTGTGGTGATTGAAATTTCTTTTTAAATTACTTCATTTTGATTGATCACTTTACAATTTGAATATCTTTTATTTTGGTTTATCCCGCCCAATATTCTGAATAGTAATATCTTGGACGTGGGTTTAGTAGACTTGGATCAATTGTTAATTCTATGTCCTGATTGCTTTAATTAGCTCCCGTAGGTAATTGAAAgttttggactttgcaaaataTGTTGTGCTGTTGGGCGTAGTGTTCTGATATTCTTCTCCACATGATGCGAGAACGAAGGAACGAGGAGTTGCTCAATAGATTTTGCATGTTTTTgtctttttgtcttttctttgtGTTGTAATATGGTATTATACATGTTAACAGAACAAGGAAGTATCACCAATAGGTATTTTGCTAATTGCAAAGTTGTTTAACCCCTTTAACAAATTGGTTGCATTTTTTTCTTGCTGTGTCAAACCGAAATGCAAGtattgaacttctaaaatgataaGTTATATGTCCTGTTATGTTTTGACGACCTAACAAACTTAATGTTAAGAACCAGATGGGGAACCTGTTCCACATCCTCAAAGTACTCaagatcaacaagtctcaagtctggTACATGTTCCAACACTCAGAGTCAAAGAAACAACAGAGAAAACAGATAGACAACAGTTCCCATGCTGACTGTACCAGTCAGCTCTCCACAGCTGTAAAGTGGCTACAACTGTGCCTCAGCACACACGCAATAGTACATACAGTGCACcagtcactttatggggaatgcccttgtaccaaacatgcttacatCATTCGAGTGATATCACTTATGTAATATTGACatgaagcaaaagaaaaataacacaCTTGCACATTCCAGAATTCATCAAGCTTCCTCTCAAGTGTGTTGCCAACTCGTAAGTGATATTCAAGgcgtcaagaacaaagaacaacataacgaaggaccatGTTTCCTGCATTGAGTCattatatgtccttagttgtATTGTATCTTTGTTAaagtgatttacttgtaattcctacttagcttagttagaaacATTGTGTAGGAAATCTTTTGTAAAACCATAAATCTTGTGTttatgtcttggctagagttagtcgaattgtaagctttgtaatagcgttattacaaagaggcttgtaatagagttattataagTTAGtaagggattaagaggttaattcctagttTATAATAgtttgtaatctgaagtttgctcagtagtgaagttgaaatcatacgagtgtaggtcgtgatttttaatcccgtgagttgggagttttccacgtaaaactctaTTGTGTTATCTACTAACTactatgtgtgtgtgtgttctgtgggaactaatagagaacctggttctctatatagtttggtggacccttagtttctatcaattggtatcatagCGGGTTCTTTCTattaggctaacacctagaaaggatcctcatggctgctccaccaaacttcgaaGAAGGTCAATCCacctacagaccaccaagattcaatgcCTAATTCTAcggatggtggaagacaaggatgcatgattttatcatggctgaagattcaaGGCTCTGGGATGTTATCTGCGATGGTCCCTTCGTTCCTATGAAAACCATTGGGGAACCAGTAGTGACAGTTCCCAAGACTAGGAAGGAATACAGCGATGCTGACCGCAAGGCTATAGAGAAGAACTTTCGAGCAAAGAAAATATTCGTCTGTGGCATTGGGCCAGATGAATACAACAGGATTTCTGCTTGTCAATCTGCCAAGAagatctgggaagctctccaaacAGCACACGAAGAGACAATTCAAGTCAAGCAGTCGAAGATTGATATGCTAACCACTGAGTATAAACTCTTCAATATGAAGGAcgatgagtccattcaggacatgcacacTCGCTTTACCTCTATCATCAATGAGCTCCATTCTCTGAGAAAAATCATTCCAAGGAACAAACTTGACAGGAAAATACTCAGCGTATTACCTGGTTCCTCGGAAAGCAAAGTAAATTCTATTACGGAGGTAAAAGATCTACAAAAGCTAatcattgatgaactcattggtaactagaaaacttatgaaattaagaagaaaaaggatcatgagagaagagagcccaaaagggagaagaacctggtcctcaagacagacaacaatgaatcaagtggtgaggatgctgatatggcttacttgacaaaGAGATTTCAGAGGATGGTCCGCATAAATGGAGGTTTTCCAAAGAAGGGAAGCTCCAACAAGCCAAGAGTATATGACTTATGTCATAAGTGTAGAACTATGTGCCAGGTTTCAATCAAATGGAATCTCGTCTAAAGGCTGCCAAGAGAATCCTGAGATATCTAAAGGGAACGtaggacctggttctctactaccCCTCAAGAGATAATTTTGACTTGATCGAGTATGTTGACGCTGATTATgctggttatctggtggatagaAAAAGCACTTATGGCATGGCACACTTTCTAGGATCATGTCTAATTTCATAGGGTACAAGAAAATAAAACTCAGTGGCTCTTTCAACTACAGAAGCTGAGTATGTAGCAGTTGCCTCTTGTTGTGCTTAATTATTGTGGATCAAGCAACAGTTAGAGTATTTTGGCGTATTTTCTGATTGTATGCCACTATTGTGTGATAACACCAGTGCTCTAAACATGTCAAAGAACCCAGTTCAGcataagagaacaaagcacattgatgtgcgacattattttctcagagacaatgttgaaaaggggCTTATCTGCATGAAGTTTTGCAGTACAGAAGATCAAATTACAAAcatcttcaccaaagcactgagtagagagcactttgaaaagaatcATTTGACACTTGGATTGATAAAATCAAGctgagaacctggtccctcgatgattggctatgaaagaaatgaACATGTAAAACAGCTAAAAGTATTTTCTAGCAAGGTCTAACTCATTTttataccgttacaggtagacacgcatggCGATTACAGAGCAAACAAGGATCTAATGATATTGCACTTTGGTAAAAGGATGAGGTTTACATTTACAAAAtctgtcagggaacctggttcctttgACATAGGTTAGTAGTTCCTTTGTACTCTCATGCACAACTTTTTAAACGGCTAAAAAGGTGCCACATCATTAAAATGTCAGTTTctccttttttcctttttagaACCCAAGCGTCCTACCCATTACAAAACGACTCATCTACCCAGAAAATCAATACATGTTCCTTACCGGTCCCTCACCCCCTTTAAATAAACCTAAACTTTGTCACTCTCACAACTGTTCACATCAAAAGCCAAAATTTCCCTTTTCTCTCAACAACCAAACACTCTCTTCTTTCATAAACTCTCACTACACTCCATAATGTCTGAGAATCTCGAAGCCTCAAATATCCCCAGTATCATCCCCACTGTGTCTTCATCTCCTAAAGCATCAGTGACAGAGTCTAAGTACCCTACTCCACCCAGTCCAAACCCTATGCAAGATTCCCAACCACCCACTGCCTCTTCTCCAACCCAATCAAGCCTGGTTCTCATCGGAGTTGCAAAACTTCGAATCCCAAGAGGTTTGTGGCTACGACCTTACCCCCTGCCTCGCCGGAAAAAATGGATGAGGGAGAAACAGTAGAGGGAGAAGAAAATCAGGAAGCTTCCAGTCTGATTTTGGAAGAGAGTTATGAGGTACAACAAGGTGTGGTTCATACTGGTGATGAATGAGCAATGACTACCCCAGGTCTCGATTTGAATGTTGCAGATCCTACAAGTAATATTCCTCATGTGCCTTCTAAGTTTACTTTGGGGTTAAAAGAACAAGAGGCCATAGAGAATATATTGTCAATAGCTGCTAAGTGATGTTTGGTTGGTGGTTATAAAGGTGTGTCTGAAACTAATGGGTCTCAGGGGGAAGGTGATAGTCTATAGGAAGAGGGTAGGGAACTGGTGCCTGTCGAAAATCTGGCACCTGAAAGTACTACTGGGGAACCATATGAGGGATATGATCCCTCCGCCCAAGAGGAGCCCtctgctcctacttgggatgaaacccCCCGTTCTTCAAAAGAATCCCAGGTCAGTATTGATCCCGCTCCCTCTCCTCATTTCTATGCTGAGCCATTGACCATTGTTGCTCCTGAGATGAGATCTCTATCTGAGGAAGAGAATAAAGGTAGTGAAGAAGACTATGACAATGTGGATCTTGCAAGATTTATTAGTGCTAGGAGTAGACGGGCAACTCCCAAAACGCCCACTCCTAAAAGAACTACTACTAGGCTGCAAAAGAAGGAAGCTCTTAAGTCAGCTCTGAAGAAAagtaagaaagaaaaaagaggagAAGGTTGGTGAAGGGTGGAAAGTTAGTACATGAAGAGGTAATTCCTACATCacttgttgttgatgttgatgACGAGGTGGAGGAGGAACCTAGTCCCTTAATTCGTAAGTCATCTAAGAAACCTACTGTTAAAGTTTGGGAAAGAGTCATCTGTGAGAGTGATAGAGGTTAGCAATGTTGAAGTGGCTGAGGAGTCTGGTGAGAAAGTGTCTGAGAAATTTGTGTCTGAGAAGGTGTCTGAGAAATCTGCATAGAAAGAGAAAAGTGTGAGAAAATCAGTGAAATGGAAGGCTGGTGCCAATAAGGAACATGGTTCCTCCAAGAAGgccaaggtgggtgtggccaagAATGAAGGAAGGGAAAATCTGAGAAACCAGAAGGTGCTGTGGGGCAGAACATTTGCCCCTGATATTCTTGACATGCCAGAAATACGCCAACTGGTTGATATTTGTGACTTTCAACAGTGGACACATTTGTTCACAAATGAGAGTTCTAAGATGTATGATGCAGAGGTGCGCAGTTTTTACGCCGACTTTTTCATAGTCGAGGATGACAACATCTGCATGAAGGTGAATGGTGTTGACTTTGTGATGGATGAGGCTGTGTTGGGAACCATCTTGGGAGTGCCTACTCACGGAATATCCTCCATTGAGGGAACTTGTTCTTCAGAAATGCCATTTTGAAGGATGATGCAGTACAGCAAGGGGAACGGGTACACAAGAAGGCCCACTTTCCAGTGTACCAGCTGTTATTCGAGATGGTGAACAAGGTTTTGCTCCCTCGTGCAGAAAGGCGTTCCATTACGTCATGAGCAGATTCGTTCCTCATGGAAGTACTAGATGCATACTCCACTATCAATCTGCCGGGTATCATGATTGAGCACATAAAAAAGTGGCAGATTtcaaggatggtaatcatgggcagatttcaaggatggtaatcatgggaTATTCACCAAAGTATTTGAGTTCTTGAAAGTCCCTTTGGGAAATGCTACAGTGGGTACTCGCAAGCAGACCTTCTCCAAGACCACCTTAGAAGAGTGTGAGTGCATCGATAAGAAAGGAGGGGTTGGCAGCAATTCCACTATATCTCAACTGATTGAAGCTCAGAACATTGCCAATGAAGAGATAAGGAATTTGAAGGCATGCAATGTTATCCTTGAGGGATAGCTTAGTCAGGCCCAGGAGACACCTGGTTCTAGCAGCACACAAGGCGCAGAAGTTGCCCGTCTGACCAATGAGAATATTGATCTCAGGAAATAGGTTGAGGACCTAAAGGAGAGGTTACTCACTGAGCAAGGGTCCACAAATGCTCGAATGGATATCCTCCTTAGAACTCTTGCCTCTTCATATCTGCCTCCCCCTTCCAGTGCTCCTTAAATTTGTTCCCTTCCAAGTGTCAAGTTCAAGTTGTCGGTCCTCTGTTTTGGTCTCCTTTTTGTGGATATGTTTAGTGGCTGGTaccttttttgttttattttgtggATGATTGTGTAACAAACAGCACTGCTCCCTAATTATTTCCATAGTTAATGACTCTCATGTCCTTTTGCTATGCATCCTCTCATCTTCTGCTCTGTCTTTACTCTTTAGTCATGTTTGTGTGCACACATGTGACATGAGTTAAAGCTTGCTAGGCTTCTTTTTGTGTGTTATCTATTactaatctttttatgatgccaaaagggagaAAAGTAATTGAGGGGGAACATAAGGGGAAACAGGTTCAGGGGGAATACGATTTTTTTGGTGTTATTTATAGTGCTCTGGTTCTCAGAGGGAATTTCAATTACAAGtttatcatcatcaaaaaggaaaaaattgataagttatgtgttttgttatgttttgatgatctaacaaacgtAATGTTAAGAACCAGATGGGGAACCTGCTCCACATCCTCAAAGTGCTCaagatcaacaagtctcaagtcaGGGACATGTTCCAACACTCAGAGTCAAAGAAATAATAGAGGAAACAGATAGATATCAGTTCCCTTTGCTGACTGTACCAGTCAGCTCCCCACAATTGTAAAGTGGCTGCAACTGTGCCTCAGCACACACGTAATAGTACATACAGTGCACCGatcactttatggggaatgcccttgtaccaaacatgcttacatCATTCGAGTGAAATAAATTAtgtaatattaacatgaagcaaaggAAAAACAATACACTTGCACATTCCAGATGTCATCAAGCTTCCTCTCAAGTGTGTTGCCAACTCGTAAGTGATATTCAAGgcgtcaagaacaaagaacaacataacgaatGACCTGTTTTCTGCATTAAGTCATTATATGTCCTTAGTTATGTTGTATCTTTGTTAaagtgatttacttgtaattcctacttagtttagttagaagcattgtatAGGAAACCTTTTGTAaaaccataaaccttgtgtttgtgtcttggctagagttagttgAGTTgaaagctttgtaatagagttattacaaaggggcttgtaatagagttattacaagttagtgagggattaagaggttaattcctaggttacaatagtttgtaatctgaagtttgctcagtagtgaaattgaaatcctacgagtgtagatcgtggtttttaatcccatgagctgggagttttccacgtaaaactctaTTGTGTTATCTACTAACTGTTGTGTGTGTTCtatggttctctatatagtttggtggaccttTAGTTTCTATGATAACACACATGAGGTACAATATTAATTTGGCTCTTTAGTCTAGCTAAAACTATCGTGAAAGATGTACACCACAATATTTGACTTAATCTAGAAGTAGAAGAGTATGTCTTTGACGACAAATTATATCCTAGGCCTATAAATTCTGCTTGGAttccttttaaaattaaattttagGTAAACCAGGTCCAACCTATAAAGCAGATTTAAGGCTGGTTGACCACTGATGTGTGACTATTGTTTGTTGCTTCACTTATATAAGCAACAACATTAGTTAGGATTTAAAAAAAGAACCAAAAAGTAACTCCACGAGCTAAACATATCTCAAATGTGTAATGTAAAATTGAACCTGCAATGTCAATGTTCTCCTTGCTCCAcggttgatatgatttgagaagTCAATATATATAGCTGAGTAAGATGCACGTCTGTGCTGAATTGCTGGTACTAGCATATAGGAAGAGCATTCTGGTGTTGCATATTGTTACTAATCAAATGATGCCTCTTCTCGCCACGCTCATTAGATATTTGAATTTTGTAAAACCACGCTCATTAGATATTTAAATGTCCTTCATAGTTGAAATTTACTCTTTACTTTCTTGGTATCCAATTCCAGAACTATGCCTCAAAAAGAAATCTCGTgtcatattattttttttataaatcatCTTCATATTGGTGATATATTCGTGGTGAATGCGAAAGATGTCGGCCAAGATTATCAGTTTGTGAAAGAACTATATTGAACATGagtttctttaattttttaaGGCTTGGAAAGCCTTACCCTTTTTTAACAGAGGGTTACGTTCTAATTCTCACTAGCAGATATATATGTTTTGCTGAGCTGAAATTTTCCAATCAAGATTGCTGCATGCACGTACTTGAGTTGATTTCAATTTTCTAACAGAAAGATCTCTTAATAGTATATGTGGCgtgtttttattagttttcatctAGCAAAGATAGATTGTTGCATTTGGTGGTGTTTTAGTGACTCAGGATCAATCGACCATGAGAAGTAAATCAATTCATTCTTGCAGAGCTGCTCAACCAAGTTCAATTCAAGGATGTTAACAAGATAGAGTAGTAGTTTAAGCATAGAAACTGgacaaagatatatatatatatgggtaaaTTTTGTGACTTATTTTGTAACTAATTCACATGTGCAGGCAGCGAATGATATTTTTACACTTGGGGCTTAATGAGTTTTTCTTAGTTTCCTCCTTTGACTCGATGTATGTCTCTCAAATTATTGCAGATTGATTAAGTGTTGGAGGAACGCATGGTTATCTTTGTGGATGTAATTTAAAAAGGGGGACGAAGCTCACAATATTGCTTGAAACCAAAGCACATATTTTGAGATTGTTTCCTGCTTCTGTACAATATACATTTTTCAACCCCGAGGATGGTGTATGCCTCACCTTTGGGTTTGCAAAATCATGGCTCTTCTTTTCAAGTATTTACTGGTGTTAGGGTTACAAGTATACGTAAcaagtgtcacacctccttttttcggGGTAAAGGGAAAGAAATGAGTTTTTTCACTTTAAATAACACTATTGAAacggatttttttaaaaaagttttagagtcgccacttaaaatatttatttacggTGTCCTAAGTCACCATTTTTTTTAATCTCAATTCAAAAaaaatttgactctgttttaatgtctgcgaacacagaaattcgagtaaggaattctgttaactcggGGAAGTTGTGAAGCACCCCCGGATtctgtggttctagcacggtcgcttcacATTTATACTCAACTAATTTtctgattttattttttaaaccTATGTGCATTTTTATCCTTTTAccattttttaattatatattttaaataattattgaaTTTATTTGAAATAAGTCACGATTTCGCGCACTTATTGTTTTATACACATCGCAAATTACGTCAAGTAAGACGCGTCCGTAATTTACAACATGTTTGTTTATTGTTATTTGAAGTTGGAGTCAAGTTACACGAGCGTGCATCTCAAATTGAGATTACGTATCATAACTATGTCACGGGaatcgtacccatagtcacgataattaatttattaatcgtGCCTAAAAACATGTTAGCGGATGTTTGTGAGTTATTCTCCAAAGTTTAAGATGATTGTAAGGCCCACGAGTTATGGACAGAGAGTTGTTTGGAAGTCAAGAAATATTTTAGCTATTTGGagtattgacaagttatttaCGTTAAAAAAGTTTACAACTTACTACTCTATCTTTGAAGTTGTGTGACATTTATCTGTTAATTTACAATGGGCCAAGATCTTATTAATGCCGGGCCACTAGAATTACACTTATTTAGCTCGAATGCTTTTCAATTCTTGAAAATGCGCTATAGCCCAATCAATAAAGTGAGATTAATGAAAATCACATTGAAAACCAAGTTATTCTCTACGGCCCATTGGAGAtagggatggcaatggggcgAGGCGGGGCGGATTTATACATATGCGGGGCGATATGGGTTTAAACATATGTGCGGGGCGAGGCGAGACGGGTCAACATAACAACAAATTCAGTTTTTTGCGGGTGCGATGCGTGTACGGGTTAagatttaaattttttgaataaGTACAACTTTTCAGCTATCGATCACTAATTATTTTTCAGTATTGGACTTATAATTCCGTTCTCCTACGAATTGGATCATTGTAGTCTCAAATTGacttaattttttaaattaattcatAGTAGACGTCTATTCAGTTTATTGTAAATATGAATGCTTCTGCTAATTGCATCACTTGGAAGAAGAGTtgcttattttatattttatttactgCTCCAAAGTCTCATTTTTAACtctataattaatttattttaaggTATGTTCAGGTATATGATC containing:
- the LOC138906314 gene encoding uncharacterized protein: MAEDSRLWDVICDGPFVPMKTIGEPVVTVPKTRKEYSDADRKAIEKNFRAKKIFVCGIGPDEYNRISACQSAKKIWEALQTAHEETIQVKQSKIDMLTTEYKLFNMKDDESIQDMHTRFTSIINELHSLRKIIPRNKLDRKILSVLPGSSESKVNSITEVKDLQKLIIDELIGN